Genomic window (Phragmites australis chromosome 5, lpPhrAust1.1, whole genome shotgun sequence):
TTTGAGATTGAGCTGTTGCTTCTAGTCTTTGTTTCTTCTTACGCTTTTCATAACCAGAATCATACTTCCTATTTCTAGAAGACATGATGAGGATTGAGAAAATAAACGTCTTCCTGTTTTATAAATCAAACAACACTAATGATTTAAACAGTATATGAATTCTAGACTTAGCAAGATaagaaaaagatcaaaagaaaagaagatcgAACCTGCGTGGAACGTGCTGCCCAGCACTAGTTCGTCCATCGGCGTACCGAGTTGGACAGTGGTCGCTGCCGTTCTCGTCTGTGAATCCAagggaatttttttaaaatgcaTTGATGCATACCAATTGCATAGCCAAGATCGAATTTATTTAAACATGCAAAGATGCATACCAATTCTGTGAATCCAAATTAAATAGCAACAACGTGCAGTTGAAGGCCAGGCGCCCAGGCCAACGTTTCTCCAGACTCCAATGCCTCTCGAGCAGCCCATCCAGCTTACCTGAGAGCAATTGAGGAATGAGGATTGGCAGCGTGGAAGTGGCCAAACACAACTCTGGTTATGTACTAGATAGATATGTGAGTTCCTATGTAGCAAGGCACTGTGTGCTCTATAAATTCAGCAGAAGATGAAGGAGGTATAAGTTACGCAGAGATATGTCAAAAATGAACTAATAAACCAGTAATACCGACAGTTCAGTTTGTAATTGTTTGCCGTTTACAGCCAGCAGTACTTTCAGTATTTTCCAAATTCTACAGAAGATTTGAAAACATCCTTTATTCATAGTTTACATGTCCATATGATGGCAATGACTAGATACAACACGCATAATAGATGAAGAAACAAACGTATGCATGTATTTCATATATACTTCAGAATGCAAGCATGTAAAATAGtacttgcaagttgcaaatGAATCATATCcgacataaaaaagaaaaacagtacTTGCAAGTCGAAATCGAATGAATGTGCTGCTCACGTGATCACGTCGGCGACTCGGCAACGCCGCGACGGGACTCGGCACGGCAGGTGCGGGCGTGCGACCCTGTGCGACAGCCCACCTCACCCCTGCTACTCAACGGGCCTGCGCACTTGGCACTTTGTCGGTCTGACAAAACTTTACCCGCCCGGTTGGAATGCGTGGATTTACCTTGGTTCCCGATAGGAGTTATGTGTAATTCTTTTGCTCCAAACAGGCTAGAAATTGGTTCAAACCCTACGAAATTCTTGATTCTCGGCCGATTACAAATATTCATCAACCATTTCAACACTTTCCAACTGAACTATATGCACGTTCTGTATCCATTTCACACAACAAAGCTGTGGGGAATGCGGTGGACGTGAATTTTCCTAGGGGCATGTGGGTTCACAGTACTATCAGGACCGTCCAATTGAAAATGATTTATGGTAAAAGGATGATGCATTTTAAATATAGGGGTTGCGAAAGAAAAGTAGGCTACAGTGTAGGCTATTTTTTAGTCCGGCATCAACCGTCCTGCCCCTCTGCAcatcatttttcaaaaagatTCTGCACCATAGTATTCCATATAACACAATCTAATGTTTCagttgtttcacttcattttttttccgaTCGAGCACAGGATATGAACACGAATAGAATTCAGAATCAAGTTCATGAACACTGTACATGAACTAGAAGAACATATGGACACACATTTGCATTTGTTTACATTGTACATGAACTTGAATCGTGCACAAATTTGCATGAACATCCATGATTCTTGCACGAATTTGCATGAACATCACCAAGAGCTTGAAgatgaacaaaagagaaaatacaCATTATTTGATCTGTACACAAATAGACTTGTACATCACAggaccaaaaagaaaaataaaagggcATGCACATAGGGCCatccttttttttaatcatgAACGCACCTTTGAAAATCTCCCAAATATCATTCAAAATGTCATTCTTGATCTGTACACGTGAAATTGGTGCACCCGTACATAAAAATCAAAACACCACTCAACTCAGTTCGCATGACAAGTACCAGGAGTAGGTTATAGCGTGTTTGGTAGTCTGGATGCGGGCCGGCCTAGCCTTGTGCGCGTATGGACATGATGTTTGGTTGTGTGGATGGCTCGCTCAGCCAGTCTCATTGTGTGCAAAATGGCTTGCTCAGTCTGGCTCCGCGGAAACGAATTTCATTTGCGTTTCCTCCAGACCAGCGGGTGGGAGCTTAGCTAATTATAGTATTAGCATATAATTAATGAGTATTAActtatattagtatattttgAATTGGATTagaatttaatatgataaattaaatactagagtgtatttatgtaaaataaacatcatgttaataattgtttttttatttcaatctcatACACCATATACTTATACGGATAACTGAACCTAATATCTTCTCAGTCAGACTGAGCAAATACAGTCAACCAAACAAATAACACTATATACATATAGTCTGGTTCACTAGATACGAGCCAGGCTAGATCTTGCGGgtaaccaaacaggcccttagtgcGTGGATAGAACTATGAGCCCAGGTGGGTTTGGGTAAATATGGGTGTGTTTGTTTGCTCAAATGTCCTCAGCCTGGTATTATAGATACGTATAATCTCAGGAAAAACCTATTTGATTATCCGTATCTATTGTTTTAGCCTAGTCCGATAGATACAAATATACGATATCATCCTGACCTGAGAGTGAAGCTCGGTTCGAATTTCACTCTGCAGCCTGACTCGACAGATGTATGTTCTATATCCATTCATATAGATAGATTTATTTATCAGTgttataaaatcatcttcatacgaaTAACCAATTATTAAAATCTCAACTCTTCTACTTATGCAATCTCAAATTTAATTAATAACACCAAAACTCAGTTCATGACAAACAACCTACAAAatacttttttaaaataaatatagctATTCTACTTATACCATGCAGCTAATAAAAACCGACGGGCGGGTAACCAAAACACACCCTATTATTCCGGAACGCGGTACAGAATAGAGAAGCGCAGTCAAGGACTGCTCCTGCATCTGCAGCCCCACCGCAGAGGCCGACGGGAACAATTCGGTCCAGCCCTCCGGCTTCCCGCGAAATCTATAGGCGGGGGCGCGAAGCGGGAGTTTGGGGGAAAATTTCGCGGGCCGGGGCGAGCAGAGCCGCCGCCTCGCGGGGAAAGATGGGGaaggagcgggagcgggaggagCAGGTGGCCATGGTGCGCGCGGTGCTCGGCGAGGGCACGCCGGAGATGGATATCATCCGCGCGCTCCACATGGCTGGCGATGACCCCACCAAGGCCATCAACATCCTCCTCGACTTCCTCCAGAAGCCACCGCCATCGCCGtcgccctccccctccccaccgCCTGCCAAACCTGCCAAAACCCTCACCGAGTCAACCCCACCGAGCAGTGTCCCTACGCATCCCAAGCCCACGGCAGAGAAACCTAAGCCCGCGCCTGCGCCCGCGACAACCAACGGCGGCGGTGAGCACTGGTGGTTGGTGGGGAGCGCCGAGATGGCGGGGTTGGCCACCTGCAAGGGCAGACGAATTGCCCCTGGGGACGCGGTCACCTTCTCCTTCCCCAACGCcacggctgccgccgccgcggcgggcaAGAGCCGTCCCGGCCGCCCCGGCCTTGCTTCCTGCTCCTCCGGGATCATGCGCTTCTCCACCCCGAACCACGGGGAGGTACATTACTTATCACTGCTGACCACCCTAATTCTCTGACGCTGCATCGTACCACTGTGCGGTGTAACCATTTGTTGCTGTTTAGGTGGGTCGCATCCCCAATGAGTGGGCACGGTGCCTCCTTCCCCTTCTCAAGGAGAACAAGATAAAAGTCCAGGGCTCGTGCAAATCAGCTCCTGAGGCGCTTAGCATTATGGACGCCGTCCTCTTATCCGTGTGGTATATATGAATTGCAGTTCATACTAACTCCAATTTATGTGCGATTGAGCATTTCTGTTGTACGACCTACACCACCATCTTGAGTTCGGTCTTGTACTTTGCAGTGTATATATCAACAGCTCAATGTTTCACGATCAAAAGCAATCGACGCCCAAAGCCGCTCGGGTTGCTCCTGAGGATTCCACATTTCACCCACTACCTGCACTTTTTAAGTTGATTGGGCTTGCCCCTTTTAAAAAGGTGAGCTGTTTGCTCTTATCGTCTCTTGTTCGTTTTATCATCTAGTGCAAATGCACTGCAAAAGTCACAGGTTAGAAGCTCTTGGTATAGGTGAAATCATCATTGATAATCATGCACTGCAAAAATAAAGGCATAAAGAGACAAAATAAAAGTAATGAGTCCATGCAAATTATGTGCTGCTCTTTTGCCAGAACCAGCATGTCTgatttatttggtttgacaCTAATTCAAACCAGGCCGCATTTACTCCAGAAGATCTTTATTCCAGGAAGCGACCGATTGAAACAAAGGTACTCACTTAATACTCCATACATGACACTGCTATCAACATAATAAATATTGGCTTCATATCTGCTTGAACAGAGCAGTATCGGAGTGCCTGCCACTAAGTtgacatccgagaaattgagaTTATCTTCTGGTGGAAATGAAGATGATCAGGATGAAGAAACTGTTTCAGATTCAGATTTGGATGATCTAATTGGAATCACTGACAGTTCTGCACTGGAGGTAATTCAACAACCTTTGTTAAGAGTTTCAGAGACCAGTTGGTTTTGTATTAACTTCTGTAGTGCTCTGAATTTATTTTGGTAGGAAAGGGCTCCCCCTGATTCTCTGCAGTGCGATCTACGCTCTTATCAAAAGCAGGCCCTTCATTGGATGCTGCAACTTGAGAAAGGAAGTTCTTACCAGGATGCAGCTACAACCCTTCACCCTTGTTGGGAAGCATATAAACTCGAGGACAAGTACGTCTGTTGTATATTGTATGAGCTTTTTCTTATGATCAGGTTTTTTCGAGATGAATGTTAACATATCTCTATTCCTGCATTCATTTTAGGAGGGAACTAGTTTTGTACTTGAATGTGTTTTCAGGCGATGCCACAACTGAGTTCCCTAGTACATTACAACTTGGCAGAGGAGGGGTAAGTATATTCTTAATATTTCACACATTTATCTTTGCCATTTCCTTTTGTATTTATTGTTTCTGGTCGAAATTGGcgattcattttattaactaaCTGGGTAAATTATAAGATTCTGGCAGATGCAATGGGATTGGGGAAGACTATTATGACTattgctcttcttctttctgATTCTGGCAAAGGATGCATCACTACTCACCATACCACTCAGATCTGTGGAGAAGCTAGAGGGTTGGGTGAATTGCCTACTCATTCTCATGATGCTGTGAAGAAGCTTGCTAGCCCTTTCTCTTTTAGTAAGCTTAGAAAACATAAGGCTCCACTTATTGGAGGTGGCAATCTAATCGTCTGCCCAATGACTCTACTTGGTCAGTGGAAGGTAAGTTCTAACAGTGGCACCAGCATGCCAGTCTGTGCTGCGCTATATGTATGCTCATTTAGTGCTTGCAGAAAAGTAGGGGATAGGAAGGTCCAACATATTTGAGATTTGCTTTACCAATTTCATGTCTAAATGTAATGCTACACTAATGTTTTTTAATGCTAGAATTGATATTTCGAATTACAGGCGGAGATTGAAGCTCATACTAAGCCGGGCATTGTGAATATATATGTTCATTATGGACAAAACAGACCAAAAGAAGCAGGTTTTGTCGGTCAGAGTGATATTGTCCTGACTACATATGGTGTCGTGGCATCAGAATTTTCAACTGATGTGAGCTCTTAGATCTTATAGCATGCACCTGTCTTTCAGTTTACTCTTAATATGCTCAAGCATTTGTTCATCTTTTTTATTGGTTGTAAGATAGGCAGATAGAACCAAACCATGTGATTGACTGGTTGTTTGCATACTTGTCCAACTATGGCCCCTTGATTTCGCATCTTTTACTTGGAATATATATAATGCATTGCCTTTTTGCTTGCCCTTTGTCCTCCCCACCATGAGTGTACATTTGTTTCGTCATGTCATGCCTATGCAATCTTTGGTAATGCAAGTGCAGTTTGCTTAAAATTTGGTCCATGCATGAGGGGAGTATAGAAGATAGTCACATGGACCAAAGTGGGCATGCAATGATGGAGAACTTTACTACCTCTTTTGCCATTAATCTTTAGTTTGATTATGCAATCTGATTCTTGACTGAACTTTGGATATGTGCTTGTAGGGTTCAATAGAAAATGGTCCTCTCTACTCTGTAAATTGGTTCAGAGTTGTGCTTGATGAAGCACACATGATAAAGTCTTCTAGAAGTTTGATATCCCTAGCTGCTGCTTCTCTGACAGCTGATCGGCGCTGGTGTCTCACCGGTACACCAATTCAGGTGAGGATCTGTGTAGATCTTGGGGGTCTTTGTTAGAAATCATTGAACCGATCATATTCATCCATAATGCAGGATGATGGATCAgacaaattataagaatgtgcACTTAGTTTTCATGCATGTATTTGCGTGTTAGGTGCTTATGCGTTTAAACTTTATGAGTTTTACTTTACTGGCAGAACAACTTGGAGGATCTGTACAGCCTTTTTCGGTTTTTGAGAGTTGAACCATGGAGGAACTGGGCCTTGTAAGTGTAACATTTGTTTGCTTTCATTGATCCCTCTTGTTCTAATTGGCATACTTGTACAGATCTTGTCAATTTCCCCTACAAAGTAATTGGACTGTTGAAAAATGCATAACTGAGGCTTTTAATATTATTGTCCATTATCTATTCTGTCTGCATCAAAGTCTCCTGTTTGATGAGACTTGGCAAACTTGTTGCGTATCCGAGAGGCTGACTGTTAGTTATAATGATGATGTTACTGCAAAATGCAAACTAccttttttaaaaaggaaaattgTGAACTTGGTTATACAATTGACTATCGCTCTGCCAGTTTTCAATTCTTGGCATTCTATTTTGCACACATCAAGTATGTTAAATCATGATTCTATGGGAGTCATACTATATTCTTCTTATCATGCAATAAATTGAAAGATCACTATGGTCCTCTATACATAACATTTGTTGGTCATATGCTATTTAGGTGGCATAAACTTGTACAAAAACCATACGAAGAAGGTGATGAAAGAGGCTTAAAGCTAGTGCAGTCTATTTTAAAGCCAATAATGTTGAGAAGGACTAAAAATAGCACAGACAAGGAGGGCAGGTATGTCCAAGCTATCAAATTACTCAATAATAGAAATACAATTTAGAAAAAAAGGTTGCTCATTATTAAACAACTTGCACTGTTGCACATCAATTGGTTTTTTTTGCACATGACTTAACTCATGCTTTGTACAGACCGATCGTTACTTTACCCCCTGCGAATATTGAAGTAAAATATTGTGATTTGTCAGAGGCTGAGAAGGATTTCTATGAAGCTCTATTTCGAAAATCTAAGGTAATGTGCTTTCAACTGAAGAAGCATGTACATTCAGAGAGACAAATTAATAGTCCTGTGCTGTTTATAGGTAAAATTTGATCAATTTGTGGAGCAAGGAAGGGTCTTGCACAACTATGcttcaattttggagttacttTTGCGCCTTCGGCAATGCTGTGACCATCCGTTCCTTGTTCTGAGGTTTGTTTGCATGCTGTTAACAGAATAGTAGACTAGTAAGTCACTAGGTTGCCTGAAAAATTGGGTTATAACTTAACCTAAAATTGAACATTGATTTTGTcattgattattttttttatgatgggCTTCATTGTTGCCAGTCGTGGGGATACACAGGAGTTTGCAGACCTAAACAAGCTTGTGAAGCGTTTCCTGCATGGTGGTAATGGTGCCGTTAATGGGGATTCTTCTTGCCTCCCCTCTAGAGCTTACATTGAAGAGGTTGTCCAAGAACTGCAGAAAGGTGAAGGGGAGTGCCCTATTTGCCTAGAAGCCTTTGAGGATGCTGTATTAACTTCCTGTGCCCACCGTTTATGCCGAGAGTGTCTGTTGTCTAGTTGGCGAAGTGCAACAGCAGGTCTTTGTCCTGTCTGTAGGTATTTTAtgtctcacttttcttttgTCTCTCTGATATAATTTGTTTTCCTAGTCATTCTTCTGTATTCTCATGCCCATCAATTTGATCATACTGTTGCAGAAGGTCAATGAGCAAACAAGATCTCATAACTGCTCCAACTGATAGCCGCTTTCAAGTTGATGTCGATAAAAACTGGGTTGAATCTTCCAAGATATCTGCTCTCCTGCTGGAGTTAGAAGCTCTTCGCAGTTCAGGTGCCAAGAGCATCGTGTTTAGCCAGTGGACTGCATTTTTAGATCTCTTGCAAATTCCACTTTTGAGGTAAGTGGTGTTCAGTTACGATGAATCAATATCAAGTTTGCATAGGCCAAAATACCTATTCTTTTCTTCCAAGAACCTCCTGTCCCCTCGGTACTGGACCTACTGGTTTATATCTTTACAATTTTGGCAGGTCCTTTTGCCCCATTGCTGTGATGAACCTGACCTTACCAACTAATCTTTGAGCTTTTGCATGGCAGAAATAACTTCTCATTTGCTAGGCTGGATGGGACGTTGAATCATCACCAGAGAGAGAAAGTAATCAAGGAGTTCTCGGAGAACAAAAGCattttggtattttcttctGTTCCTTGAATCCACTCCTTTCTTGATTAGTGCCGTCATAATTAAAATATCTGATCTATGCAGGTTCTACTTATGTCTCTGAAGGCTGGTGGTGTTGGTATAAACCTTACTGCTGCATCTAATGCATTTGTCATGGTATATTTCCATTAGTCCTTTGTGCAAAGTTTCCCAACAAAACATTTTTGCACTAGAAGGCATacttttgttcagtagtgtgtTATAACATCCTTCATATTGAGTTCCGTTTTTGTTGTTGTCTCTCAGCCTCAATCTTTACTGTTGATACTTGATACTACCGAAATTAACCTTAAAAATGGAAATGATTCCATTgatccattcatttttttttggtttatcaATGCTCGACCTACACAATATATTACAATGTGCTGGGCTGGTGGTAATATCATGCATGCATTGAATCATGTACATGTATTCACTAGACAAACACACCGGACCACGCtggaaaatttactaatataaTATCAAACTAACGGTCCGCTTGATTCCTATATTGAGGTTGCCAAAATGTCTTTTTTGTGCCAAATTCTCCTAGGTTAGGCAATCAAAACCTGTGCCACACTTTAGCAAGCAAAATCTTACCACACTTTGGGTCACTGACGCATGTGATCTGGcatccaaaaaaataaatattgccACAGGTGCTTTGACAAACCAAACAAACGGACACTAACTAGATCAAACTTACCTAACTCAATGTGGTGAAGTGTGGCGATATGTGGCTATGAGCAAAGCAAGCCTTAAATGTGTTTCTTACTTGTCTAACaaatgattttctaaagatatTTGTGATGTACAAAATTCCGATGCGTTCATGTATGTCTCTATCTCTGATCTAACAGCGTAAGCATATATGACTATAATGGCGATTTTGTATTCAATTAGTAGTACAAGCATAAGGTGAAACTTTTGCAGCAGTCCGTTGGTAAAGCTGCCCCCGGGCTTACACCTGCCTATAGTCTGCCTAAACAATGAAATAGTGTTCTGGCAACAAACGCTTGGTGATACCTAGATTTTTTATGCTAAAGTGATACCGTGATTATAGCTTTGTTTACATGTTCTGTGAGCGTCTTGTGAGTACATCATTCATGTTTGCTTCAGGACCCTTGGTGGAATCCTGCTGTCGAAGAACAAGCTGTAATGCGCATCCATCGAATTGGTCAAACAAAGACTGTTTCTATCAAAAGATTCATTGTGAAGGtaccttctctctctttttcaaatCTCATCGTATCCAGAGTCTTGTCATTATAATGCAAAATCTCCTGTTATCATTCTTTTAATTATGATATGATACGACGGTCCAGGGCACTGTTGAAGAACGAATGGAAGCCGTGCAGGCCCGTAAGCAGCGAATGATTTCTGGAGCGTTGACAGATCAAGAAGTCCGCACCGCACGTATAGAAGAACTGAAGATGCTTTTCTCTTGAGACACAAAAGGGTTATCGATAATCTGATGTCATTTCTTGCACATCGCATCCATGGCTACCAAAAGATGGTCAGCGTTCTTTTTCTCAGCAGAAAGAGGAAGGTAAAACGGGGTAAGAATTCCGAGTGTCGTCACCCAAATAGCTTACATCGTCCGGCGTTTAGTTGCTGTTGTACACATGATTTTGTATATATTTCATGAACAGTGATTAAACAAAATGAGAGTCGGCAGAAGAAAAGGTGTATCGTGCCATTTTCTTACGGAACGGTGCCGATTTGtacttaaaaagaaaaaccttaATGCCTTAGTGTTGTTAAGGTTTTTTCCTTGATAATATGTTAATGAGGATAATTGGTTTTTCTTCATGATCTAGGAATCTAACAAGAGACGAGGTATATatgatgtatataggttcggaTCCTTGATTGAAGTAATATCTTATGTCCTGGGTGGTTGTTGATATATATGTATTCACTTGAGTACAGATAaagtgtctagatctattataaagagtagatgagatctaaactagactaatgatGAAGTCGTCGAATATCTCATGTAGTTTTAGTGTTTGCGTCAAGTTGCAGATGAGTTATGTTCTTTTGAAAAAGTCCTTCGAGGATCGGAGTTCCTGTCTTATACAAGGGTTTTGTACCTCTTTCTATTTTGTTATAGTCGATAGTGAGTTTTTTATCTTGTCTATCAGGAAAGATCAGATAAATTTAATTAGTATAATAATTGTTTTTGAGTTGGATAACCAATCGAGATTTTTCTAGTATGTGTTTTCTGGATTTCTGGAAGTATCAGGTACTATAAATTCGGTTTTGTAATATTTGGAATTGTTAATTATGTACATGATATACCTTATCTATATATGGTATACTTTTATGTGTATATACTTTATAGTTAAATATTCGACAGTAGCTTTCTAACTCTACTCGTAAGGAAGAGTTTATGTTATTTTCACTCGAGTATCGTCAAGtctaagcttggtcgagtatggTGGTTCAGGCTTCCAATAGAGAGAATTGAGTAATATTCCAAGTATTGAGTGGAAACATAATTGGATCGAGCGTCTTGCTGTTAATCGCACTCGAAGCTTAAGAAAGGACTAAAAGTTCGATTAGTCGACATTTGATTTCgaatagagttaaaaaaacctttcaaattTGAACTGATGGGTATAAGCGTATTTAATGTGAGCAGAGATTCGAACGATATCATCACTTCACCTTTCATGTCGATCGAGGCACCATTGAAACGTGTTTCGAACAATAATCGTTTTTCGAATTTGACTAGGAGATAATGTCTACTTATTCCCTCGAGGAGAAACCCTATTGCCTCATCTTTTCTGCTTTCGTCAGACTCTTGCTCTTGAATTTCTTCTCCAAAGTTTTTCAGCATTGTCTACTTTTGTTCGTGAAATTTTTGTTCTTCTCCCTCATGGAGGGAAATCTTGATTGGGCGGCTCTGCCATAGGGAGTGCTGGGCCTCGTCTCCAATAAGTTACCGCACTTGAAAGATTTCACTTTTTTCCACTGCTTATGCTCCACCCGGCGTGAAGTGCGTAGGGTAGCTGAGTTCGCACCATGGATCCTGTAAGGGTCGTTCGTGCATAATGATTGCTTGGTGGAGGTGCATTGTCTGGGAAGCAAAGCGATCTTTGACCTTCGTTTTCGAGGTTTAGTTGGCGGCAACTGGGAGATGATTAGGGCCTCGAGCGAGCTCTTGATCATCATCGAACGAGGGCGTCAGATCAAAGGTAGGGTGTTAAATCCGGTGATCGGATGATTTTTTGATCTCCCGCCACTCTCCTATGATGCATTCTAGGTGAACCTGGAGGGATGTGTGGTACGAAGGAATGAAAAGCTGTTTATAATTGTTGTTCCAAGAATGTCATGCTTCCATCTCTAGATGACAAAGGGCGTGCACGTATATTTTGTCGACAGGCCGTCGCGGTGGTTCCAGATCTGTAGTCGTAATTTCTGGTGGCATATTGCATATTTTTTGGATGGAATCACCTCAAGAGATCCATCTGGGACCATAGCAACATTGGAGTAGTCTATGCTTGAGTTTGAGCTCTGGCAACCCGGTATGGGGTGTACTCGGCTCATTCTGGACAAGACTCGCGCCTTTTTCTTGAAGTTCTAGGGCGACCAAATTGACGACCTTGCTGAGCACAATGCCTCAACGCCAATTTCTACTCATGTCTTTGGCGGTGACATCTGAGAGCCGCTAGATTGGAAAATTGTACCTTGGATAAAGGAAAGAACAATCCTACTGGGCTTGACATCTGAGGTTGTTCCACCGGTACCCGGGATTACCCATCCTGGCCAAATTTTGGGCTTTCACCGAACGAGCTCATCATACGATCGGGATGAGTACTTGGTGCTTGAGATTTCTTACCACGACCTAATTTCTAGTACGCTCAagttccttgaagggaattttaaGTGACGTTTTTGTAGGTGGCTGTCGCCCAAGCTTTCCCCTTAGATATGTAATAGGTTTCCTCATATGCTTTTGGATAGcaattgtaaaaatattttactgATATTTTGCTTAATCTATTATGCTATTGCTACTATTtacttgtcgatgaaatagagttagcatgaaTAGATACAAACTGATTAGCACATGCTATCACCACCCTTGAGATTATCTAACTATATATCCGTTAATACCTGAAAACTCGATTAAACAAGCCATTATATGTGTGACTTTCGAGTAATTACTCGAGGCGGTCAAAAAAAGAATGAGaaaaagactagtataaaactagaaacagaaCACATGAtggtcttttgcaaacttttactgAACTTGCACATTTTATCAGCATACGAATAAGAACTCGCCAGAGAGCACACACGAGACTAACTAGGACTTTCAAAACCTTTGTTAGTCGTTAGGCGTGAAATATTTGACAATCTCAGTGCCATTATATCTTATGAGGTGTAATTGTTCGTCATCGACTTAACAcatgcctctgttggttctatccaaCGCGATCAACGCAAAGACagataaatttttgcaaaaacacTTAAAAAAGAATATGATATTATAATGTAGCCCCTAACTCTCTGGTCGAGAAGATTTATTGAgtagagagtaagaaaga
Coding sequences:
- the LOC133919017 gene encoding DNA repair protein RAD5A isoform X1: MGKEREREEQVAMVRAVLGEGTPEMDIIRALHMAGDDPTKAINILLDFLQKPPPSPSPSPSPPPAKPAKTLTESTPPSSVPTHPKPTAEKPKPAPAPATTNGGGEHWWLVGSAEMAGLATCKGRRIAPGDAVTFSFPNATAAAAAAGKSRPGRPGLASCSSGIMRFSTPNHGEVGRIPNEWARCLLPLLKENKIKVQGSCKSAPEALSIMDAVLLSVCVYINSSMFHDQKQSTPKAARVAPEDSTFHPLPALFKLIGLAPFKKAAFTPEDLYSRKRPIETKSSIGVPATKLTSEKLRLSSGGNEDDQDEETVSDSDLDDLIGITDSSALEERAPPDSLQCDLRSYQKQALHWMLQLEKGSSYQDAATTLHPCWEAYKLEDKRELVLYLNVFSGDATTEFPSTLQLGRGGILADAMGLGKTIMTIALLLSDSGKGCITTHHTTQICGEARGLGELPTHSHDAVKKLASPFSFSKLRKHKAPLIGGGNLIVCPMTLLGQWKAEIEAHTKPGIVNIYVHYGQNRPKEAGFVGQSDIVLTTYGVVASEFSTDGSIENGPLYSVNWFRVVLDEAHMIKSSRSLISLAAASLTADRRWCLTGTPIQNNLEDLYSLFRFLRVEPWRNWALWHKLVQKPYEEGDERGLKLVQSILKPIMLRRTKNSTDKEGRPIVTLPPANIEVKYCDLSEAEKDFYEALFRKSKVKFDQFVEQGRVLHNYASILELLLRLRQCCDHPFLVLSRGDTQEFADLNKLVKRFLHGGNGAVNGDSSCLPSRAYIEEVVQELQKGEGECPICLEAFEDAVLTSCAHRLCRECLLSSWRSATAGLCPVCRRSMSKQDLITAPTDSRFQVDVDKNWVESSKISALLLELEALRSSGAKSIVFSQWTAFLDLLQIPLLRNNFSFARLDGTLNHHQREKVIKEFSENKSILVLLMSLKAGGVGINLTAASNAFVMDPWWNPAVEEQAVMRIHRIGQTKTVSIKRFIVKGTVEERMEAVQARKQRMISGALTDQEVRTARIEELKMLFS
- the LOC133919017 gene encoding DNA repair protein RAD5A isoform X2, coding for MGKEREREEQVAMVRAVLGEGTPEMDIIRALHMAGDDPTKAINILLDFLQKPPPSPSPSPSPPPAKPAKTLTESTPPSSVPTHPKPTAEKPKPAPAPATTNGGGEHWWLVGSAEMAGLATCKGRRIAPGDAVTFSFPNATAAAAAAGKSRPGRPGLASCSSGIMRFSTPNHGEVGRIPNEWARCLLPLLKENKIKVQGSCKSAPEALSIMDAVLLSVCVYINSSMFHDQKQSTPKAARVAPEDSTFHPLPALFKLIGLAPFKKAAFTPEDLYSRKRPIETKSSIGVPATKLTSEKLRLSSGGNEDDQDEETVSDSDLDDLIGITDSSALEERAPPDSLQCDLRSYQKQALHWMLQLEKGSSYQDAATTLHPCWEAYKLEDKRELVLYLNVFSGDATTEFPSTLQLGRGGILADAMGLGKTIMTIALLLSDSGKGCITTHHTTQICGEARGLGELPTHSHDAVKKLASPFSFSKLRKHKAPLIGGGNLIVCPMTLLGQWKAEIEAHTKPGIVNIYVHYGQNRPKEAGFVGQSDIVLTTYGVVASEFSTDGSIENGPLYSVNWFRVVLDEAHMIKSSRSLISLAAASLTADRRWCLTGTPIQNNLEDLYSLFRFLRVEPWRNWALWHKLVQKPYEEGDERGLKLVQSILKPIMLRRTKNSTDKEGRPIVTLPPANIEVKYCDLSEAEKDFYEALFRKSKVKFDQFVEQGRVLHNYASILELLLRLRQCCDHPFLVLSRGDTQEFADLNKLVKRFLHGGNGAVNGDSSCLPSRAYIEEVVQELQKGEGECPICLEAFEDAVLTSCAHRLCRECLLSSWRSATAGLCPVCRSMSKQDLITAPTDSRFQVDVDKNWVESSKISALLLELEALRSSGAKSIVFSQWTAFLDLLQIPLLRNNFSFARLDGTLNHHQREKVIKEFSENKSILVLLMSLKAGGVGINLTAASNAFVMDPWWNPAVEEQAVMRIHRIGQTKTVSIKRFIVKGTVEERMEAVQARKQRMISGALTDQEVRTARIEELKMLFS